CCGGCCGACCGAGCCGAGCATACGCATTGTCAGCTGCGTGCCCGGCATTTCCATCGAAAATACCGCGACGGGCAGACCATATTCGACGGCCACGTATTCGCCGATGTTCATCGAGAACGCCGTCTTGCCCATCGACGGGCGCCCCGCCACGATAATCAGTTCGCCGCCGTGCATGCCCGAGGTCATCCGGTCGAGGTCGACGAAGCCCGTCGGCGTACCCGTCACATCGCTCGGGTTGGCCGTGTGGTACAGCGTATCGATGCGCTCGACGACCTGTGTGAGCAACGGCCCGATTTCGAGGAAACCCTGCGTGCCGCGCGCGCCGTCTTCGGCAATCGAGAACACCTTCGATTCCGCTTCGTCGAGCAGCTGGCGGACTTCCTTGCCCTGCGGATTGAACGCGTCCGCGGAAATTTCATCGGCCACGGACACCAGCCGGCGCAGCACCGCACGATCCCGCACGATTTCCGCATAACGCCGGATGTTCGCCGCGCTCGGCGTGTTCTGCGCGAGCGCGTTCAGATACGCCAGCCCGCCGACCTCTTCGGCCTTGCCGGATGTGGTCAGCGCTTCATAGACGGTCACGACGTCGGCGGGACGCGTCGACGCGATCAGCCTGCCGATGTGCTCGAAAATCAGGCGGTGGTCGTAGCGGTAGAAATCGCTTTGCGAGAGGAAGTCGGCAATGCGGTCCCATGCGGCGTTGTCGAGCAGCAGACCGCCCAGCACCGATTGCTCGGCCTCGATGGAATGGGGCGGGACTTTCAGCGACTCGATTTGAGGATCTTTCGACGGTGCGTTCATGGGGTGGAATTATCAGGCAAAGTGAGACGGCGGGATAGCATCCTGAAAATCGAACCGCCGCAGCGCGCGGCAAAGCCGTTGCGGCCAATAAAAAAGGCAGAGGCCGGTTTCCCGGCCCCTGCCCTTTACGTCATTGACGCCAGCAACTGCCTGGCGATCTGACTTTCTGTCTGGCTTAGACGTGCTCGCCCAGCACCGACACGGTGACGTCAACCGTGACGTCCGTGTGCAGCGAGACGTGAACCGGATGGTCGCCGACGATCTTCAGCGGGCCTTCCGGCAGACGCACTTGCGCCTTTTCAACTGCGAAGCCTTGCTTGCCCAGTGCTTCGGCGATGTCGGCGTTCGTCACCGAGCCGAACAGACGGCCGTCGACGCCAGCCTTCTGCGCGATCTGAACCGTCAGGCCCGACAGCTTTTCGCCTTGTGCCTGAGCAGCCGACAGCTTTTCTGCTGCGACTTTTTCCAGTTCTGCGCGGCGAACTTCGAATTCAGCGATGGCTTCCTTCGTGGCGCGGCGTGCCTTTTTGTTCGGGATCAGGAAGTTACGTGCATAGCCGTCCTTGACCTTGACGATGTCGCCCAGGTTGCCGACGTTCACAACTTTTTCGAGAAGAATGATTTGCATTCGGATGCTCCTTGTGACGTCGTCCGGTTAGGCCTTGTGCTGATCGGTGTACGGCATCAGCGCGAGGAAACGTGCGCGCTTGATCGCCGTGTCGAGCTGGCGCTGATAGTGGGCCTTGGTACCCGTCAGACGTGCCGGCGTGATCTTGCCGTTTTCGCCGATGAAGTCCTTCAGCGTATCGATGTCCTTGTAGTCGATCTGATCGACGTTTGCAGCCGTGAAACGGCAGAACTTCTTGCGCTTGAAGAGCGGGTTTTGTTGCTGACGACGCTTGTCGAATTTCTTACCAGTCGGGCGGGGCATGTTCAGTCCTTTCCAATGTCCTGCAATTCTGTGATGTGAAACACCAGAGTTCGCGCGTTGCGGCTTTTCTTCGCCAGGAAGCCGGTGAAGAGCGTTTCGACGCCCATTTCAACCCGCTCCAGCTTGCCGCTCGCCTCACCGGCCGCGACCGCCTGCATGATCAGTTCGACGGTTCGGGCAATGCCCGCTTCGACGACCTGCGTGCGGTGTTGCAACGTACAGCCTGCAATCGGAACGCCGGCGGGGGTGTACCGCACTATTTCGCGTTCGACGACGCTCGCCGTGAGTTGCAGCCGGTTCATCGCTTCCTTTTACGGACGCTGAGTGAGAGCGCGCCGCGTGACTCTGATGGCTTAAGGGTTCTGCTTTAAGCCTGCGCTTCCGTCGGCTGCGATGCAGCCGCCTTCTTGGCTTCTTCGCGCTGCACTTCCTTCATCATCGGCGACGGGCCGGTTTCGGCCTTCTTCATCTTGACGATGAGGTGACGCAGAACGGCGTCGTTGAACTTGAACGCGTGTTCCAGTTCGTCGAGCGTGGTCTGGTCGCATTCGATGTTCATGCAGACGTAGTGAGCCTTCGCGAGTTTCTCGATCATGTAGGCCAGTTGGCGACGGCCCCAGTCTTCGATGCGGTGGATCTGGCCACCGTGCGACGTGATCGTCGACCTGTAACGCTCGATCATGGCGGGCACTTGCTCGCTCTGATCGGGGTGCACGATGAATACGATTTCGTAATGACGCATGTTCACTCCTTGTGCTGACTTATGGATAGAAGCCACCCGGGCGTCGAACCGGTGTGGCAAGTGAGAAGCCGAAGAATATAACCTGAATCGGCGCTGTTTGCAAGATAATGCAAGCGCCATTTGCGAGATTCGGGCGTGTTTTCAATGATTTAGGGTGGCTGGCGGCACAAAAACACGCCGCCAGCCGCCTTTCGAATGCCCTCGTGCGCCCTGAGTTGCCCTCAGCCGCCCCCAGCCGCCCTCAGTCGCCCTCAGTCGCCCCCAGCCGGCCTCAACTGCCGGAATAAGGCGCTCCCGGCTCCGCGCCGTGCAGCCGGGCCGTCAGCGCGGCCTGCAACGCCGTCAGCGACTCGGGCGCGGCGTCCGTCACGGCCCACCACATCATGCCGTCGTCGCGCCAGCGCGCCACCGCATAACCGTCCTGCACGATCGCCGCGCCCGGCTTGCCGGCCGCGCGGTCGTCCTCGGGGATCACGTAGACGTCGATCACGTGCTTGGCATGCCGGTACGTCAGCACGGCCACCCGCCGATGTCCCACGTAGTCCAGCCGTCCGCCTGCGAGCGGAAAACCGCTTGCGCTGAGATCCTCGACGGGCGGCGCGTAATCGAGCTTGCCGTTGAACCACGGCTTGACCGTATGCTGATCCGTCGACACCACGTCGATATCGTGCCCCGAAAGCTGCGCGCGCACGTGGCTCGCCACCAGTTCGTCGACGAGCGGCATCGGTTCGCCCGTTCGGTGCAGCGTCACCGCGATGCCCGCGGCGACGAGCGCACAGAACGCGAGCGCGAGACCGCCGCGCCACGCCGCGCCCGTGTGCCAGCCGCCGCTCATCGTGCCGCCCGCGCCCTCGCCCGCCAGCGGGCCGAAGCCGCCACCTTTCGGAAGCTGGGGCAGCCGCACCCAGTCGAACCAGCCTTTGCGCTGCCTCGCACGCGGCTCGGGCCGCAGGTCGCTGTCGCGCGCCGCCCCTTGCGGCGTGGCAAGCCCGGTCGGCGGCAGCGCCGCCATGATCTTCGCGCGCAGTTCATCCGGCGCGCGATAGTAGTTGGCCGAGCGCACCGCGCCCTTCATTGCCCGTACCATCTCGCTTTCCCTCCGGCATGCCTCGCAGCTTTCGATATGCCGCTGCACGTCGCGTGATTGCGGCGGCGTGAGTTCGTGGTCCGCATTCGCATCGAGAAGCGGCCGTGCTTCGTTACAGTCCATCTGGCGCCTCCTGTGCGAGTCCGCCCGGCAACGCGCCGGGAGCGCGCGGCATCCAGCCGCTTTCGGTTTTACGTGGCGTATCGGGCGCGACGCCGGGCGGCGCCCCGCTGCCGGCGTGCGCCAAACGGGACGGCCCCTCGGTTCTGGCCGATGCGCGCATGGCTGGCCGCGCGCCCGGCACATCGTCCGCCCCGTCCGGCGGGCGCTGCGCGGCGCTCCCATCGCGCGCGCCGCCTTTCGGCCGCGGGCTGCCCTTCGATTGCAACGACGTCAACGCCGTCGCGAGCTTGCGCCGCCCTCGCGAGAGCCGCGACATCACGGTGCCGACGGGCAGATCCGCAATCGTGGCGATCTCGCGGTAGCTCAACTCTTCCAGTTCCCGCAGGATCAGCACCTCGCGGTATTCGACAGGCAGCATTTCCAGCGCCTCGTGCACGAGCCGCGTGTTTTCATCGCGGATCAGCAGCGCTTCCGGGTCGGGCGAGTTCGCGCTCCAGCCCTCGAACGTCTCATCGTCGAGGTTCTCGTCGAACTCGATCGCCGCGTTGACGCCGCCCGAGCGCCTGCGCCATTCCGTGTACCACGTGCGCCGCACGATCGCGAGCAGCCAGGGCCGCGCGGTCTCGCCGTGGAACGTGTCGAAGAAACGGTAAGCGCGCATGAACGCTTCCTGCACGACGTCGTCGGCGTCGTGTCCGTTGCCGCACAGCCAGCGCGCAAGGTTGTACGCGGCATCCAGATGCGGCAGCGCCATCTGCTGAAAGCGCAGACTGCGCGCGGCCTCGGCGCGCGCGTCGCCCCCAGCATGTTTTCCGGTCTCATTCACCGATCGCCTCCAGGCTTGCCCAGACTTCACGGCTGCAAAACCCGTCTCGCGTCCAGTTTATTCCCGGTTTTCGCACCTGCCGTGAAAATAAAGCGGGAATAGAAAGCATGGCCTCGCGGTACAGCAAATGAGTCACTCACTCGCGAGGCGAACCATGCACAGCAATCTGAAATGTCTGAAACGGCGCGATTTTCTGCGCCTTGCGGCCGTCGGCGGCGCGGCATTTGCATCCGCGTTGCCCGGCTTCACGTATGGACGCGACGACGATTTCTACTTCGTCCAGTTGTCGGACGCGCATTGGGGCTTTGAAGGCCCCGGCGTGAATCCCGATTCGAAAGGCACGCTGCCGAAGGCGATTGCAGCCGTCAACGCGCTGCCGTCGCCGCCCGATTTCGTGATCTTCACGGGCGACCTGACGCACACCACCGACGACAGCGCGCTGCGCCACGAACGCATGCGCCAGTTCCAGCAGATCATCGCGCAACTGAAGGTGAAGCCGTTGTATCTGATGCCGGGCGAGCACGACGCGAGCCTCGATGCTGGCGCGGCGTACAAGGAGCACTTCGGGCAGACGCACTACACGTTCGATCACAAGGGCGTGCACTTCATCACGATCGACAACGTATCGGACCCGGCGGGCCGCGTCGGCGAGCAGCAGATCGCGTGGCTCGCAGCCGATATCGACAAGCAGCCGCAAGACGCGCGCATTGTCGTCTTCACGCACCGGCCGCTGTTCGATCTCGCGCCGCAATGGGACTGGGCGACGCGGGACGGCGCGCAGGTGATCGACGTGTTGAGCCGGCGCAAGAACGTGACCGTGTTCTATGGCCACATCCATCAGGAGCATCACATGGTGACGGGCAACATTGCGCATCACGCGGCGCGTTCGCTGATGTTTCCGCTGCCGGCCGCGATGTCGCAGCCCAAGAAGCTGCCGGTACCGTGGGACGCGTCCGCGCCGTATCGCGGGCTGGGCTGGCGGCAGGTGCAGGTCGCGAGGCCATCGGGTGCGCTTGCGCTCGATGAAATGCCGATCAGGACGTCATAACGGGGAGACCGCCATGCAGACTTTTGCAGTCGACAGCAAGCGCCGCCGGCTGTTTACGCTGGTCGCGATGGGCGCGGTGCTGACCGCCGCGGGACATTTCGACGTGCGCGCCGCCGAGCCGCGCGTCATCAAGGTCAGTGCGCGCAAGTTCGTGTTCACGCCGAATCAGATCAAGCTCGCGCCGCATGAGAATGTTGTGTTTGAGCTGACCGCGGTGGATACCGTTATGGGGTTCGCTATTCCGCAGTACAACGTGCGGGTTGATGTGCCGCCTGGGGCTGTGGTGCGCCTGCCGGCGCAGGCCGGTCCCGCTGGGACTGTCGATTTTTTGTGCGACATCTTTTGCGGGTCGGGGCATGAGACGATGAATGGGACGATTGTGGTTGGGTAGGGGTTCGGTTTATTTGTTTTTCGTTTGGGGCTTGCGGCTATCTGCGATGCGCTTTGCCTTCGCTAAGGTCGCGTGCGCGCTTAAGTGTTACGCCTTTTGCGGCGCGGGCGACGGTGTTCGGGCTTTTTGCTCTTGCGATGGCTGCTTTGTTTTGTCGTACCGACGTTTCGGTATGCTCGCTTTTGCGCTGGCATCCGCGTTACGTTAGCGTGCTTCACACGTCGCCCCTGTGCGGGGCGGCACCTACTTTTCTTTGCCGCCGCAAAGAAAAGTAGGCAAAAGAAAGCGGCTCACACCGCCAGCGCTAATACTTGCCTGAGGGCCCCCAAAGGTTCTTACGCTTCACACGGCAATCACATCATTCCTGCTCGTTGCCAGCGCTCTTGCTGAGCGCCTCACCCGCTTCACGCACCCGCGTTTCAGCATGCCGCGCCAGACAGTTCGCCGCCGCCCAGGTGGCAAACTGTGTGTCGGCCCTCGGTGCTCCACACGCTTCACTCCAGACCGATTGCGCACGCGCCCCACCCGGTAAGAGCGCCAAGCTATACGACGCGACAACCTACACACAGTTTGCCACCTGGGCGGCATATACCATTCGTTGCCGCTTGCCCGGCTACGGGAATTCGAAGTGGGTGAGGCGCCTGTTCAAAGCGTTGGCAACGGGCA
This is a stretch of genomic DNA from Paraburkholderia caribensis. It encodes these proteins:
- a CDS encoding anti-sigma factor family protein, whose protein sequence is MDCNEARPLLDANADHELTPPQSRDVQRHIESCEACRRESEMVRAMKGAVRSANYYRAPDELRAKIMAALPPTGLATPQGAARDSDLRPEPRARQRKGWFDWVRLPQLPKGGGFGPLAGEGAGGTMSGGWHTGAAWRGGLALAFCALVAAGIAVTLHRTGEPMPLVDELVASHVRAQLSGHDIDVVSTDQHTVKPWFNGKLDYAPPVEDLSASGFPLAGGRLDYVGHRRVAVLTYRHAKHVIDVYVIPEDDRAAGKPGAAIVQDGYAVARWRDDGMMWWAVTDAAPESLTALQAALTARLHGAEPGAPYSGS
- a CDS encoding replicative DNA helicase — translated: MNAPSKDPQIESLKVPPHSIEAEQSVLGGLLLDNAAWDRIADFLSQSDFYRYDHRLIFEHIGRLIASTRPADVVTVYEALTTSGKAEEVGGLAYLNALAQNTPSAANIRRYAEIVRDRAVLRRLVSVADEISADAFNPQGKEVRQLLDEAESKVFSIAEDGARGTQGFLEIGPLLTQVVERIDTLYHTANPSDVTGTPTGFVDLDRMTSGMHGGELIIVAGRPSMGKTAFSMNIGEYVAVEYGLPVAVFSMEMPGTQLTMRMLGSVGRLDQHRMRTGRLTDEDWPKLTHAVQKMSEAQIFIDETGGLNPMELRSRARRLSRQCGKLGLIIIDYLQLMSGSSSGENRATEISEISRSLKGLAKELDVPVIALSQLNRGLEQRPNKRPIMSDLRESGAIEQDADVILFIYRDEVYNPDSPDKGTAEIIIGKQRNGPIGPVRLTFHGQFTKFDNFAGAQNFYGGE
- the priB gene encoding primosomal replication protein N — protein: MNRLQLTASVVEREIVRYTPAGVPIAGCTLQHRTQVVEAGIARTVELIMQAVAAGEASGKLERVEMGVETLFTGFLAKKSRNARTLVFHITELQDIGKD
- a CDS encoding RNA polymerase sigma factor, whose amino-acid sequence is MNETGKHAGGDARAEAARSLRFQQMALPHLDAAYNLARWLCGNGHDADDVVQEAFMRAYRFFDTFHGETARPWLLAIVRRTWYTEWRRRSGGVNAAIEFDENLDDETFEGWSANSPDPEALLIRDENTRLVHEALEMLPVEYREVLILRELEELSYREIATIADLPVGTVMSRLSRGRRKLATALTSLQSKGSPRPKGGARDGSAAQRPPDGADDVPGARPAMRASARTEGPSRLAHAGSGAPPGVAPDTPRKTESGWMPRAPGALPGGLAQEAPDGL
- the rpsF gene encoding 30S ribosomal protein S6, whose amino-acid sequence is MRHYEIVFIVHPDQSEQVPAMIERYRSTITSHGGQIHRIEDWGRRQLAYMIEKLAKAHYVCMNIECDQTTLDELEHAFKFNDAVLRHLIVKMKKAETGPSPMMKEVQREEAKKAAASQPTEAQA
- the rplI gene encoding 50S ribosomal protein L9, with product MQIILLEKVVNVGNLGDIVKVKDGYARNFLIPNKKARRATKEAIAEFEVRRAELEKVAAEKLSAAQAQGEKLSGLTVQIAQKAGVDGRLFGSVTNADIAEALGKQGFAVEKAQVRLPEGPLKIVGDHPVHVSLHTDVTVDVTVSVLGEHV
- the rpsR gene encoding 30S ribosomal protein S18 yields the protein MPRPTGKKFDKRRQQQNPLFKRKKFCRFTAANVDQIDYKDIDTLKDFIGENGKITPARLTGTKAHYQRQLDTAIKRARFLALMPYTDQHKA
- a CDS encoding cupredoxin domain-containing protein, which produces MQTFAVDSKRRRLFTLVAMGAVLTAAGHFDVRAAEPRVIKVSARKFVFTPNQIKLAPHENVVFELTAVDTVMGFAIPQYNVRVDVPPGAVVRLPAQAGPAGTVDFLCDIFCGSGHETMNGTIVVG
- a CDS encoding metallophosphoesterase family protein; this translates as MHSNLKCLKRRDFLRLAAVGGAAFASALPGFTYGRDDDFYFVQLSDAHWGFEGPGVNPDSKGTLPKAIAAVNALPSPPDFVIFTGDLTHTTDDSALRHERMRQFQQIIAQLKVKPLYLMPGEHDASLDAGAAYKEHFGQTHYTFDHKGVHFITIDNVSDPAGRVGEQQIAWLAADIDKQPQDARIVVFTHRPLFDLAPQWDWATRDGAQVIDVLSRRKNVTVFYGHIHQEHHMVTGNIAHHAARSLMFPLPAAMSQPKKLPVPWDASAPYRGLGWRQVQVARPSGALALDEMPIRTS